The genomic stretch GCGCAATCCCGATCCTTCATTCATTATCTCACTTACCTGTCGTAGTAGATCCTTCGCATGCTGCCGGGCGAAAAGATATAATCCCAACACTGGTCAAATGTGCTATCGTGGCTGGAGCTGATGCCATAATGGTGGAAGCTTACAATAAACCAGATACGATGATCAGACCAGGAGACAAAAACCAAACGTTGACGATTGATGAATTCAAGAAGTTAATGGAAACTATAAAAAAAATCTTACCTTTTAAAAACAAGTAAAAGACAATGAATATTAAATTCTACAACACATTAACAAAGACAAAAGAAGATTTTCAATCAATTGAGCCTGATTGGGTAAGGCTGTATACATGCGGACCTACAGTCTATAATTATGCGCACATAGGGAACCTTCGAACATACATTAATGAGGATTTGTTGCGAAGAACATTGGAGTATTTTGGTTATAAAGTGAAGCATGTTATGAATATTACAGATGTTGGGCATCTGGAATCTGATGCTGACACGGGTGAAGATAAAATGATGCTAGGAGCACAACGAGAGCACAAGACAGTATGGGAGGTAGCAAGATTTTATGAAGATGTTTTTTTTAAGGACTGTGCCGAACTCAACATTTCACCTCCCAATATAAAATGTAGAGCAACTGACCATATAAGTGATATTATCAACTTTATTCACAAATTAGATGAAAAGGGATATGTTTATGAGGTTGACGGGAATGTGTATTTTGATATTTCGAAATTTCCCAGATATGGACAGCTGATCAATTTTGATAAAATTAAACATCAGCGTATCGCACGGGTCGAAACAGATTCAAGGAAAAAGAATAATGAGGATTTTGTATTATGGTTCTCTATTTCCAAATTCCAGAATCAGATAATGCAATGGGATTCTCCCTGGGGAAAAGGATTCCCGGGATGGCATATTGAATGCTCTGTAATGGCAATTAAATATCTTGGAGAGCAACTTGATATTCATTGCGGAGGAATTGATCACATTCCGATACACCACACCAATGAAATTGCTCAGTCTGAAGGTTATCTTGGACATAAGTGGTGCAATACATGGATGCATGGTGAGTTTCTGGTCACAGATAAAGAAAAGATGTCAAAATCCAAAGATAATTTTCTTGATCTGCGGGAACTGAAAAATAAACAGTACACCCCTCTGGAGTACCGATATTATTGTTTAAATACACATTATCGCAGGCAGTTAAATTTTGGATTCGATAATATGGATAGTACGTCAGCAGCTTTCAGAAGTTTACAAAACACAATACAAGACTGGAATGACAATCCTTCCGATACTGACGTGGAATCCTCCCTGTATAATGCCTATTTGAAAGATTTCAAATCAGTCATAGCTGACGATTTAAATATTCCGCTTGCTGTCCAGTTACTCTGGAAATTAGTCGGGGATAAAAAAATATCAAAGAACGAAAAACTGCGTCTTACTCTACAATTTGATAAGGTTTTCGGACTTGGGCTAGAGTCTATTGTTAATGTAGGCTTGCCGGATGAATTGCTGTCTCTAATAAAAGAAAGAGAATTATTGCGGAAAGCAAATCGCTGGGAAGAAGCTGATCAGGTCAGGGCTAAAATAGCAGATTTGGGATACGGAATAAAAGATACATCAGGAGATACAAAGTGGTTTAAGATTATCCGATAACCAGCCAGCTTACAAAAATGCCACCTGAAGAAGACTATTATTATGACACGGAATCTAACTTATGGTTAAATAATAACCGGAATTTTTCCTCTTTTCTTCTCAATAATTATTTTAAAATTGATTATGAGTCTATCGATGATTTTGAGATAATCTATAGATTTCAGAATGAGGTGCATAATTTGCTTTATCGGTTCATTAACGGTCGGTTTCCAGAAAATTATTGGACAGGGAAAGTCAGTATTAATTTGTCAGCGCTAAAAAAAATTGTACTTACCCTGCAGAAAAGAATTTCAGGCAATCCGCTTCTCTTCAAAGGCCAAATTGCTACTGTTCCTGAAATGTATTTTTACCCAGTAAAAATTGTGGCGGGTATTCTTTCCGAAGCATATATATTACTTGAAAGTTTAATTCCTATTAATCAAACAAGCATCATAGTCAACGATGTTAAGTCATTGGAAAATTGGAGGTTGAACAGTATCCCGGAGGATCATAATTACCTCAAACCTGTCTTCAGACTATCTGAATTTATTAAGAATTTTCGGCATTTGATTAATTCCTTTTTCATTCATGGGAGCGTTGCCACTCATGAGTATATTAAGAATTATAGCGATCTGGATACCCTGGTCATTATAAAATCAGAAACTGTAAAGAATTTCGAAGCAATTTTAGAACTTCGAGAATATATTATTAAAACCAATATTTGTCTATTTCAAATTGATTCCTTGATGCATCACGGCATAATGTGCTTCTCCGAGATTGACACTAGATTCTACCCTGAAACTTATTTTCCACTCTTAATATTTGATTACAGTATTTGCATCTACTCAAACTCAGACAGTATGATATTTTATCCCCGTGACGTAAGGAAAGATACCTATGCTATGCTGGCACAATTTTATGAATACTTCAGCAATCAACATTTTAAATATAATTATAATACAAATGCTTTCTATTCAAAAAATTACCTCCAGAATCTTTTAATATTGCCTTGTTTATATTATCAAGCAATGAACCAGAGGTACATATATAAAAAGGACAGTTTTGAGGAAGTGTCAAAAACATTTTCTTCTGAAGCTTGGCTTCCTATCAGCGAAGCATCCTGGATAAGGCTACTATACAAGAACAAACCACTGCTTTCCTTTTTCTTTAATTTAATGTTGAATAAAGTTGTCAGTTATAAATTGTTGCTTTCCTTAGAGAAAAAGTTGAAAAAGGATCTTACTTGTTTTCAGAATTTCCAGGGGAATAATTTTAAAAAGTCCGGATTTGAGCTAGTTCAGAAGATGATTCTTAACCTTGTTGAGCATGTGTGAAAAAAAGTTTATAAGCGGCTCAGGTCAGTCAGTACGCGACTCGATACTGAAATTATCAGTGAATGACTATAAGGAAGTACTTGACTTCTATATTGAGAAAATATCGAAAAAAACTTCTATTAGATCCATTTATCAGGCGGGCAGGTGCAATACATCGGGATTCTCCGATATTGATCTGATTATTGTTACAGGCGAAGACTTTTCGATATCACATCATCGCAGAATAATGGATGCATCTGATGCACGGGTAAAATACTTGTTTGTACACAATCCGGTGTTCTGCACCGAATTATTATTCAAAAAACTTCAATATTGGTATACCGTTTCCGAAATTAAGCATCTTTATGGTGAATCACTTGAAATTGATTATTTATCGGAAACAAATCCGAATCATATTTTAAAGATTAATAACTGGTTTATAACCAAAATACCTCGTTGTTTCTGGAGGTCAAAGCTTGCTGACGTTGGGGATGTCAGAACGATGCTTAATCACATGTATTCATTCAGGCATACTGTTAACCTGATTAAACCTTTTCTGGGGATGTCCTATGACAAATGGGATGATATGATTGATGTTGTTAGTAAAATGAGAAATGACTGGTTTGAATTAGGTCCAACAAAATATTCATGCTTGATACAGTGTTTGTCAGAAGTGATAGCCTTATCCTATGAAATGATGGAAAAATGGGCTGAATTTATTCAATCGTATTTTAATATTCAGTATATGAAAGAGAAATATGGAGAGATAATATATGGCGGATATAACACAAATATAGTATTTTCATCCGATTGGGCTATCCCTGAGGCCGTCCGATATACCCCAGAAGAATACCGAAAGTTCAGTTCCTTGGTGATAAATCTTCCATCCGTTATGGCTTTCCCCCTTATGAATTATTCAAAGAAGGAACCGAGCCTTATCGGTAAATACATCAAAAAAAAATTGTTTGTAAATCGAATTGAATTCATTGCAAGTCATGACAATGACATGTTTTTTAACCACTTGGAAATACTTGACGATTATCTTAACTACCAGGGTCAGATAGGAAATCCGTACGCAGAAATAATATATACACTTGGAGCAAAAGCAACCTGATCAAGATGTTCTTTTACCGTTTAATATAAATGTTAATCACCAACGATGCAGACAATATTTTTCAAAAATATTTTATTTTCAATCTATGAAGTTGGACTGTTTTTATTGAAAATAAAGGCGCTCTATAATAGTGTCTTAAACAGGAATTCCTTTATCAATCCTTTACGGGTACGAAAGATACTGGTTGTTAAATTTTATGGTATTGGTAATATGGTTCTATTTACTCCTGTCCTGAAAAGACTGAGAAAGAAAATGCCAGGTGTAAAAATAGTATTATATACAAATTCGAAAGCATTAGAGGTAATCAAGGGGACCAATTATTACGATGATGCAATATTGCTCGAGAACACCCAGAAGCTTAAAAAATTTCGGGCTGAGTATTACAGGTTTATAAATAAAATAAGACAGGAAAACTTCGATATGATCTTTTTTTCATTCCCCCTGGAAGCAAACTGGCTAATACCTATTTTGGGAATTACAGGATCAAAATATCTGATCGGATATAATACTTCAGACCACAAAGCCTACTTTACCCATTATCTTGAGTGGGATAAGCAGAAGCATGAGGTGGTTTTGAATTTTGAACTGCTAGGGCTTTTAATATCTGGACCCTTGACGGAATCATTAGATTTAAGGCTAAATAAAAAGGAAAAAAACGATGCTGAAAAGTATATGAAAACGCTGAACAGTTCCTTTGAAAAAATTGTTGTGATTCACCCAGGTGGAAGTTCAGCTATGCCTGAAAGACGCTGGCCAGCAAGCAATTATATTGAATTGATCAGGAAGATTTTAGATGCATATAAGTGTCTTGTTATTTGTATTGGCAGTGACGATGAAAGCGAGTTGCTTAAAATGCTGAAAAATCCATTTGAAGAAAATGTACGGATACTTGAAAATTCATTCTCCCTTCGTGAAATTGCAGCAATTATAGGAAAATGCAATCTTTTTATAGGAAATGACTCAGGTCCTATGCATCTTGCTGCAGCAGTCAAAACACCGGTGATTGCATTGTTTGGTATAACCAATTCACAAAAAAGTAAACCATGGGGTAATCACAAAAAAGTGATTGTTATCAACAAAGGGTTGGCTTGCAGTCCATGTTATACATTCAATGATAAAGTGGTATGCAAAGAGTACTCGTGTATAAAATCAATAACAATACTTGAAGTTTATAGAGCTGTTATGTTAATACTGAAATAACGAAAATTTTTATTTGAAAGAAAATCAATGGACAAGTTAGAGAAATGGTTTAAGAAATGCGATCAGCACAAAGATCTGATAAGATTAGATAGGGGGCAGCTGGAACTCAGCCCTCCTTTTATTCTGAGAAAACAGGGTGCTTGCTACATGAAGAACTTGCCATTTCAGTATAGTTCCAGAATGAAAATACTCGTTGATGCAATTCTGCTACATTTGAGTAAGACGCGCTCTGTTGATCCAGCGGATGAAGAGAAGGAAGTAGTCATTACGACCGGAGCCATTGGCGCCATTGCATCATCTGTACTTTGTTTGTGTTCACCGGGTGAAAAAGTTTTGGTACCTGATCCTTGCTGGCCGGCCATACCAAGTATAGTCAATATGTGTAACGCACAAGCTGAGGGCTATCCTTACCGGACTAAAGACGATTTAGACACATTAGATCATTACATATCGCATGTAGCTGATGCTTCGGCAAAAATGCTCATACTGATCAATCCGCACAATCCTACAGGCCTGACATTAAATCCCGAACAATTTGTTAAAATATTCAAGGCAATAGTAGATAAAAACATTTTTTTATTGTGTGATGAAGTGTATGACAATTATCTTCCGGTAAATTATATCACCGGAAACCTAAAGTACATACATTTTTCTTACAAAAAAGTGTTGTTGATCGGTTCGACATCGAAGAGATATTGCACGCCCGGACTGCGAATAGGATATATTTATGGCAATAAGGAAATAACGCAATCTATCAGTAAATCCAATTTATTGCTTTCAGGCGGAGCAAGTCCAATTTGTCAGGCAACAGCAGCCTATGCATATAATACTGATGAAAGCATAGCCCCCAGGTATCGGGAAATTGTTGAAAAAAGAAGGCATTATACCATAAACGCATTGAATAAAAGCGGTTTTCTTGTAAACGAGGATTGTGGAAGTATCTATGTGTTTTGCCAAATTCCCGGTTTTACATCCAACAGGATAGTGAAGTTTTGCAATCATGCATTAATCAG from Bacteroidales bacterium encodes the following:
- the cysS gene encoding cysteine--tRNA ligase, translated to MNIKFYNTLTKTKEDFQSIEPDWVRLYTCGPTVYNYAHIGNLRTYINEDLLRRTLEYFGYKVKHVMNITDVGHLESDADTGEDKMMLGAQREHKTVWEVARFYEDVFFKDCAELNISPPNIKCRATDHISDIINFIHKLDEKGYVYEVDGNVYFDISKFPRYGQLINFDKIKHQRIARVETDSRKKNNEDFVLWFSISKFQNQIMQWDSPWGKGFPGWHIECSVMAIKYLGEQLDIHCGGIDHIPIHHTNEIAQSEGYLGHKWCNTWMHGEFLVTDKEKMSKSKDNFLDLRELKNKQYTPLEYRYYCLNTHYRRQLNFGFDNMDSTSAAFRSLQNTIQDWNDNPSDTDVESSLYNAYLKDFKSVIADDLNIPLAVQLLWKLVGDKKISKNEKLRLTLQFDKVFGLGLESIVNVGLPDELLSLIKERELLRKANRWEEADQVRAKIADLGYGIKDTSGDTKWFKIIR
- a CDS encoding glycosyltransferase family 9 protein, with protein sequence MQTIFFKNILFSIYEVGLFLLKIKALYNSVLNRNSFINPLRVRKILVVKFYGIGNMVLFTPVLKRLRKKMPGVKIVLYTNSKALEVIKGTNYYDDAILLENTQKLKKFRAEYYRFINKIRQENFDMIFFSFPLEANWLIPILGITGSKYLIGYNTSDHKAYFTHYLEWDKQKHEVVLNFELLGLLISGPLTESLDLRLNKKEKNDAEKYMKTLNSSFEKIVVIHPGGSSAMPERRWPASNYIELIRKILDAYKCLVICIGSDDESELLKMLKNPFEENVRILENSFSLREIAAIIGKCNLFIGNDSGPMHLAAAVKTPVIALFGITNSQKSKPWGNHKKVIVINKGLACSPCYTFNDKVVCKEYSCIKSITILEVYRAVMLILK
- a CDS encoding pyridoxal phosphate-dependent aminotransferase encodes the protein MKILVDAILLHLSKTRSVDPADEEKEVVITTGAIGAIASSVLCLCSPGEKVLVPDPCWPAIPSIVNMCNAQAEGYPYRTKDDLDTLDHYISHVADASAKMLILINPHNPTGLTLNPEQFVKIFKAIVDKNIFLLCDEVYDNYLPVNYITGNLKYIHFSYKKVLLIGSTSKRYCTPGLRIGYIYGNKEITQSISKSNLLLSGGASPICQATAAYAYNTDESIAPRYREIVEKRRHYTINALNKSGFLVNEDCGSIYVFCQIPGFTSNRIVKFCNHALISGVSVTPGNLFGKSSGDCIRISLSVPLNQLQRAISILIDVKEKMIRNNE